In the genome of Leeuwenhoekiella sp. MAR_2009_132, one region contains:
- a CDS encoding RagB/SusD family nutrient uptake outer membrane protein, which produces MKNIKTIVTLCVGFWAVTACDSEDLNLKNPNDYSVPTYYQNTAELLAGTNAIYATIQSSQMYAREFWFLHDLRGDDNKSGGGQLELPRAALLNGTNNADNAVATAVWKGSYTAILRANTVIERGAETPDISDADRKTLIGEAKFARGWMFFELGSLWGGVPLATKVATDFNEGFPKATQEAVLNQAITDLSEAAEALPLASNTAIKGRFSKGAALAMLGRVYMYTGQYGLAKDAFDAIVDSKEYKLIDQYDENFQEENEFNDESILEIGYANAGGFDWGGTGNGTNEQAVRTQEYSHIGWRNLIPSNALLNDFERVSKGDAKNDPRFAMSFYKTGDLFNNGTEVVPPAQGETTTFEGETTEISWRKYSLMYKENPGGFKTGGINMRVIRYAEVLLNLAECELEAGDPARAITLMNQIRSRASVNMPGYPTAAYPVNSEQQIMKAIMHEKRVELSSEQVRNRDILRWRKEGKFTVEPLANFEQKLLVLPIPQSEIDNNPALTQADQNPGY; this is translated from the coding sequence ATGAAAAATATTAAGACAATTGTTACGCTGTGTGTTGGTTTTTGGGCAGTCACAGCTTGTGATTCAGAAGATTTAAATCTTAAAAACCCCAATGATTATTCGGTACCCACTTATTACCAAAACACAGCAGAATTACTAGCAGGTACAAATGCTATTTACGCGACTATTCAATCAAGTCAAATGTATGCCCGCGAATTCTGGTTTTTACATGATTTACGTGGCGATGATAATAAATCTGGTGGTGGTCAATTAGAATTGCCGCGCGCGGCACTTTTAAACGGTACAAATAATGCAGACAATGCGGTTGCAACCGCCGTCTGGAAAGGATCTTACACTGCAATTCTACGTGCAAATACGGTAATAGAACGTGGGGCAGAAACTCCAGACATCTCTGATGCAGACCGTAAAACCTTAATAGGTGAAGCTAAATTTGCCCGCGGTTGGATGTTTTTTGAATTAGGTTCCCTTTGGGGCGGTGTACCGCTTGCTACAAAAGTAGCTACAGACTTTAATGAAGGCTTTCCTAAAGCTACTCAAGAGGCTGTGCTTAATCAGGCAATCACAGATCTTAGTGAAGCCGCCGAAGCTTTACCACTCGCATCAAACACAGCCATAAAAGGTCGCTTTTCTAAAGGTGCGGCACTTGCAATGCTGGGCCGTGTATATATGTACACCGGTCAATATGGTCTTGCAAAAGATGCATTTGATGCTATTGTTGATTCTAAAGAGTATAAGTTAATAGACCAATATGACGAGAATTTTCAAGAAGAAAATGAATTTAATGACGAGTCTATTTTAGAAATAGGCTATGCTAATGCAGGTGGTTTTGACTGGGGTGGAACTGGTAATGGTACAAATGAACAAGCTGTAAGAACTCAGGAATATTCTCACATAGGATGGAGAAACCTAATACCTTCTAATGCCTTACTAAACGATTTTGAGCGTGTCTCTAAAGGTGACGCTAAGAATGATCCGCGGTTTGCAATGAGCTTTTACAAAACAGGAGATTTGTTTAATAATGGAACAGAAGTCGTACCTCCTGCACAGGGAGAAACTACCACCTTTGAAGGAGAGACTACAGAAATAAGCTGGAGAAAATACTCGTTAATGTATAAGGAAAATCCGGGTGGTTTTAAAACAGGTGGTATTAATATGCGTGTAATTCGTTATGCAGAAGTACTACTTAATCTTGCAGAATGTGAGCTTGAAGCGGGTGATCCCGCCCGTGCAATAACTCTTATGAATCAAATAAGAAGTCGTGCCAGTGTAAATATGCCCGGATATCCTACCGCAGCATATCCTGTAAATTCTGAACAACAGATTATGAAAGCAATTATGCACGAAAAACGAGTAGAATTAAGTTCTGAACAAGTTAGAAACAGAGATATTCTAAGATGGAGAAAAGAAGGAAAATTTACAGTTGAACCTCTGGCTAATTTTGAGCAAAAACTGTTGGTACTACCTATACCTCAATCTGAAATTGATAATAACCCTGCATTGACACAAGCTGATCAAAATCCCGGTTATTAG
- a CDS encoding SusC/RagA family TonB-linked outer membrane protein yields the protein MSKLKLALIALIAMLGQIAFSQTTTITGVVTDENGAPLPGASVVVVGTNNGSQTDFDGNYSITNAPSDGQLVISFVGFFTQTISINNQRTINIQLKEDTAQLDEVVVVGYGTQRKESVTGAVSSISADEVTALPVVSFAEALQGRVPGIQVTNSGGPGTDPIVQIRGVGSITFASTPLYVVDGYPVGGLGDFDNNDIESISVLKDASAAAIYGSRAANGVVLVSTKKGRANGKVEFTYKGFTGFSDVPNTLNLLNREQYLQFGRELLSNAGQAEPARWANLDTPIYAGATQTFAQTDTDYQDALFQSAVTTSHHIDLRGGSDKSRFYGSFGYFKQEGIVVGTGFDRYNFRINSDHEITDWLSIGESLTLANGRRENEGEPGGRTSIQNTIRGVPYIPLRDPTLAGGFRSPDGADGTDPVNPLISSLLNTNEDTNVRILGTAYADLRLVKNLKYRFTFGLDWTSATNSDIQPIYFDGFTGNNENKIRKTTSTFSGNYFSNQLNYENSWGDHNLDVLAVAERQDFQQTTLEGYGERDSNTINVLQGTVNQTTSSTLSESSIFSFLGRVNYDFGGKYLFSASIRRDGSSKFSDDNKWATFPGISAGWNLAQESFMEDVDNITELKLRASWGKMGFEGIGNYESNAGISTDTYAVINGQVVQGAFFQSLANSALEWEITEMTNIGIDLGLYQNRVQFTAEYYKRTTDNLILIVPTADSQGFQGNTLANVGAMENWGLDFSGSYYSKPGTAFQWNASANIGIFRNTVNGLGSGPIFGGRNADFGDTDITRTAVGDPIQSFYGYRVERIFQTQAEIDQLNAASPNGAYQVAQTAPGDIKFKDLNGDGQVTPDDREVIGSFIPDFSYGLNFDANYKNFFMSMYWYGNQGNDVYNALQVTRQGGVRLFGHDVAVLDAWTPENTNTSIPRMISGDPNANNRTSDRYLEDASFLRLQNLKIGYQFPEEWLGRTLNDNVSKLTIYVSGNNLATFTKYSGYDPEIGARGNNLRVQGVDYGQYPRPQSFLLGLELGF from the coding sequence ATGAGTAAACTCAAACTCGCATTAATTGCACTAATTGCAATGCTCGGGCAAATTGCATTTTCGCAAACAACGACCATCACGGGTGTTGTCACTGATGAAAATGGCGCCCCGCTTCCCGGAGCCTCAGTTGTAGTTGTAGGAACAAATAATGGTTCACAAACAGACTTTGACGGAAATTACAGCATTACCAATGCTCCTTCAGACGGACAACTGGTTATAAGTTTTGTTGGCTTTTTTACGCAAACGATTTCAATAAATAATCAGCGTACTATAAATATTCAATTAAAAGAAGATACAGCTCAATTAGATGAAGTTGTTGTTGTAGGTTATGGTACCCAACGTAAAGAATCTGTCACAGGGGCAGTCTCCTCAATATCTGCAGACGAAGTTACCGCATTACCCGTAGTAAGCTTTGCAGAGGCTCTACAAGGTAGAGTTCCCGGTATACAGGTTACCAATTCAGGTGGACCCGGTACAGACCCTATTGTACAGATTAGGGGTGTAGGTTCTATTACCTTTGCCTCTACTCCACTTTATGTGGTTGACGGATATCCTGTAGGTGGTCTTGGAGATTTTGATAATAATGATATCGAGTCTATTTCGGTATTAAAAGATGCAAGTGCTGCTGCTATTTATGGTTCTAGAGCTGCAAATGGGGTTGTTCTTGTTTCTACTAAAAAAGGTCGAGCAAACGGAAAAGTAGAATTTACTTATAAAGGTTTTACAGGTTTTTCTGATGTTCCTAATACATTAAACTTACTTAACAGAGAGCAATACTTACAATTTGGCCGTGAATTATTAAGCAATGCAGGACAGGCAGAACCTGCACGTTGGGCAAATTTAGACACACCTATATATGCAGGCGCAACTCAAACGTTTGCACAAACAGATACAGATTATCAAGACGCTCTTTTTCAATCTGCAGTGACTACTTCACATCATATTGATCTAAGAGGAGGTTCAGATAAATCTCGCTTTTATGGTTCTTTTGGTTACTTTAAACAAGAAGGTATTGTCGTAGGAACCGGTTTTGATCGTTATAATTTCAGAATAAATTCTGATCATGAGATTACAGACTGGTTAAGTATTGGAGAATCATTAACACTTGCAAACGGAAGAAGAGAAAATGAGGGCGAACCTGGTGGTCGTACCAGTATTCAAAATACAATACGAGGTGTACCTTATATACCCTTACGTGATCCTACTTTAGCAGGAGGGTTTAGATCTCCTGATGGTGCAGATGGCACAGACCCAGTAAACCCGCTTATTTCTAGTCTTCTTAATACAAATGAAGATACTAACGTACGTATTTTAGGTACGGCATACGCAGATTTACGTTTAGTTAAAAACTTAAAATACCGTTTTACATTTGGTCTAGACTGGACAAGCGCTACAAATAGCGACATACAACCTATTTATTTTGATGGTTTTACGGGCAATAACGAAAATAAAATAAGAAAAACTACCAGTACGTTTTCAGGGAATTACTTTTCTAATCAGTTGAATTACGAAAATAGCTGGGGAGATCACAATCTAGACGTATTAGCTGTTGCAGAACGACAAGATTTTCAGCAAACAACACTTGAGGGTTATGGTGAGCGTGATAGCAACACCATTAATGTATTACAAGGTACAGTAAATCAAACCACTAGTTCTACATTAAGCGAAAGCAGTATTTTCTCCTTTTTAGGAAGGGTAAATTATGATTTTGGCGGTAAATATTTATTTAGTGCTTCAATAAGACGTGATGGTTCTTCTAAATTTTCTGATGATAACAAATGGGCAACCTTCCCGGGTATCTCTGCAGGCTGGAATTTAGCACAGGAATCTTTTATGGAAGATGTAGATAACATCACAGAATTAAAACTTAGAGCAAGCTGGGGTAAAATGGGGTTTGAAGGTATTGGCAATTATGAAAGTAATGCTGGTATAAGCACAGACACCTATGCAGTTATTAACGGCCAAGTGGTACAAGGTGCGTTTTTTCAAAGTTTAGCTAATAGCGCTTTAGAATGGGAAATTACTGAAATGACTAACATAGGTATTGATCTGGGTCTATATCAAAATCGAGTACAGTTTACTGCAGAATATTATAAGAGAACTACAGACAATCTTATTCTTATAGTTCCTACGGCAGACTCACAAGGTTTTCAAGGAAATACACTTGCAAACGTAGGTGCTATGGAAAACTGGGGACTTGACTTCTCTGGATCTTATTACTCTAAACCGGGTACTGCTTTTCAGTGGAATGCCAGTGCGAACATTGGTATTTTTAGAAACACTGTAAATGGTTTAGGATCGGGCCCTATTTTTGGCGGAAGAAATGCAGACTTCGGCGATACAGATATTACAAGAACAGCTGTGGGTGATCCTATACAATCGTTCTACGGCTATCGTGTTGAGCGTATTTTTCAAACTCAGGCAGAGATTGATCAGTTAAACGCAGCATCGCCTAATGGTGCTTATCAAGTTGCTCAGACCGCTCCCGGAGATATTAAATTTAAAGATTTAAATGGTGACGGCCAGGTAACTCCAGATGATCGAGAAGTAATAGGAAGTTTTATACCAGATTTTAGCTACGGATTAAATTTTGATGCAAACTATAAAAATTTCTTTATGAGTATGTACTGGTACGGTAATCAAGGTAATGATGTTTATAATGCGCTACAGGTTACAAGACAAGGTGGTGTACGTCTGTTTGGTCACGATGTAGCAGTTTTAGATGCGTGGACACCAGAAAATACAAATACAAGCATACCTCGTATGATAAGTGGTGATCCTAATGCGAATAATAGAACTTCAGATCGCTATCTGGAAGATGCATCTTTCTTACGATTACAAAATTTAAAAATAGGATATCAGTTTCCTGAAGAATGGTTAGGCAGAACTTTAAATGACAATGTTAGTAAACTAACTATTTATGTTTCAGGTAACAATCTGGCTACGTTTACAAAATATTCAGGTTATGATCCTGAGATAGGTGCCAGAGGAAATAATTTACGCGTACAAGGTGTAGATTATGGTCAATACCCAAGACCACAATCGTTTTTATTAGGTCTTGAACTCGGATTTTAA
- a CDS encoding type IX secretion system membrane protein PorP/SprF, translating to MSIFNKCLIITALLCCTFGFSQQDPQYTQYMYNPLVINPAYAGNRGVTSILLLHRSQWVGLDGAPRTQNLSVHSPIGLGKVGLGFSLVNDALGPARETYFNADFSYTIETGAEGKFSFGIKGSLNVLDVDFSRTNPFNSGDPFLVNIDNKLSPNVGVGIFYHDSKFYGGISAPQLLQTSHFDRSGTAGAETFLAEERIHYYGLAGYVFDLNRDVKFKPSTLVKLVAGAPLAVDVNANFLFYDKLTLGASYRWSAALSGLVGFQVNDGLLIGFAYDRESTDLGNATYNDGTYELFLRFELFKEYNRMLTPRFF from the coding sequence GTGAGTATATTCAATAAATGTTTAATCATAACGGCCCTACTCTGCTGTACATTCGGGTTTTCTCAGCAAGACCCGCAGTACACACAGTATATGTACAACCCATTAGTAATTAACCCTGCTTATGCGGGAAATCGCGGTGTAACCAGCATTTTGCTTCTACACCGCAGCCAGTGGGTGGGTCTTGATGGTGCGCCACGTACACAAAATCTTTCGGTGCACAGCCCTATAGGTTTAGGTAAAGTAGGACTTGGTTTTAGTCTTGTAAATGATGCTTTAGGTCCCGCACGGGAAACTTATTTTAATGCAGACTTTAGCTACACAATAGAAACAGGTGCAGAAGGGAAGTTTAGCTTTGGTATTAAAGGATCATTAAATGTACTGGATGTTGACTTTAGTAGAACCAATCCTTTTAATTCGGGAGATCCTTTTTTAGTTAACATTGATAATAAGCTTTCTCCAAATGTGGGTGTAGGTATATTTTACCACGATTCTAAGTTTTATGGAGGAATATCTGCTCCTCAACTCCTGCAGACTTCTCACTTTGATAGAAGCGGTACGGCAGGAGCAGAAACATTTTTAGCAGAAGAGCGTATTCATTATTACGGTTTAGCCGGTTATGTATTTGATTTAAACAGAGATGTAAAGTTTAAACCCTCTACATTAGTTAAACTGGTAGCGGGAGCACCGCTAGCAGTTGATGTGAATGCAAACTTTTTATTTTATGACAAACTAACACTAGGCGCTTCCTACAGGTGGAGTGCTGCCTTAAGTGGTTTAGTAGGCTTTCAGGTTAATGACGGCTTACTCATAGGCTTTGCATACGATCGAGAAAGTACAGATTTAGGAAATGCAACTTACAATGATGGTACTTATGAATTATTCTTACGCTTTGAATTATTTAAAGAATACAATCGTATGCTAACTCCTCGATTCTTTTAA